The DNA window GTCGTCATCTTTTTTCTTTGGTTGTTCAGCTTCTGCTCCAGCTTGTTGTTGAGCATTTTGCATAGCTTCACCAATTTTTTGAGCAACTGTTCCAACTTCAGCAATTTTTTGATCAATAGCCTCTTTTGTAACATTTTCATCTTTTAAGATTGTCTCAAGTTCAACAACTTTTTTCTCAATCTCATCTTTTGTTCCAGCATCAACTTTATCACCAGCCTCTTCAAGAGATTTTCGAGTTTGGTGAATAAGTGAGTCAGCTTGATTTTTAGACTCGATAAGCTCTTTTTTCTTCTTGTCAGAATCTTTATTAGCCTCAGCTTCTTGAACCATTTTTTCGATTTCCTCTTCAGAAAGACCTGAACTACCAGAAATTGTGATAGATTGCTCTTTTCCAGAAGTTTTGTCTTTTGCTGAAACATTCAAGATACCATTTGCATCGATGTCAAAAGTAACTTCGATTTGTGGCACACCTCTTGGAGCTGGTGGAATTCCGTTTAACTCAAAGTTTCCTAGTGATTTATTATCTCGAGCAAACTCTCTTTCACCCTGAACAACTTGAATTGTTACCGCTGGTTGATTGTCTTCCGCAGTTGAGAAAACTTGAGATTTTTTAACAGGAATTGTAGTTCCTTTCTCAATAATTTTTGTCGCAACTCCGCCAAGAGTCTCAATACCAAGCGAAAGTGGAGTAACATCAAGAAGAAGAACATCTTTAACATCACCTTTTAATACACCCGCCTGAATAGCAGCACCCGCAGCAACAACCTCATCAGGATTCACAGATTTATTTAAATCTTTTCCACCAAACATAGCTGAAATCATCTCTTGAGCTTTTGGAACTCTTGTTGATCCACCAACCATAATTACTTCATTGATTTCACCAGAATCTAGTCCCGCTTCATTCAATGCTGTTTTAATATGAGCTTTTGTCTCCTCAAGTAGAGTATCAATCATAGACTCAAATTTTGCTCTTGTAATTTTTGTTACAAGGTGTTTTGGTCCAGTCGCATCAGCTGTGATAAATGGTAAATTTACCTCTGTTTCACTGCTAGAAGATAACTCTTTTTTCGCAGTTTCAGCCGCATCTTTTAATCTTTGAAGTGCCATTTTGTCAGTTTTAAGATCAATACCATTTGTTGATTTAAATTCACTCGCTAAATAATCAACAATTCTATTATCAAAATCATCTCCCCCGAGGAACGCATTTCCATCAGTTGCTAAAACTTCAAAAGTTCCATCACCAATTTCAAGAACTGTTACATCAAATGTACCCGAATTGTTATCGTTAGGCTCTTTATCCTAACTTCTTACAGTCTCCTGCAAGTCCAGACTATATCTTAACTCTTTTTTTAAGAGTCTTCCGCACTCGTGTAGCCTTACCGTCTTCGACATTACTCGGTCAGACTCTGTCGCTTTAGTCGTTGAAGTTTCCACCCATTTCTAGGAGGCTTACCTGCTGATTGTCTCTATTTTCAAGATTTTTAGGGTTCGTTACTGAGTTTCCTCGTAATATCCTACTTGAAACCTAACGAGAGATTCCAGCAATTCACGGAATTTTTTTTACTAGGAGGCTAAGCTACTTTACCACCTAAATCGAATACGAGAACTTTTTCATCATCTTTTTTATCAAGTCCGTAAGCAAGAGCAGAAGCAGTTGGTTCGTTGATAATTCTAAGAACATTTAAACCAGCAATTTGTCCAGCCTCTTTTGTTGCTTTTCTCTGTGCATCATTAAAATATGCAGGAACAGTAATAACAGCATCAGTAACAGGACTTCCAAGATATTCTTCAGCATCTTCTTTCAATTTAGTAAGAATTTTTGCAGAAATTTCTTGAGGAGTATAAATTGTGTCAGCAACTTTAACAGCAGCAGCACCATTTTTATCAACGATGTCATAAGTAACTTTGTCGTGAGCCTCTTTTGCTTTACCTTCATTCATCATAAGACCCATAATTCTTTTTACAGAATAGATAGTTTTGTTTGGATTTGTTACCGCTTGTCTTTTAGCAGGATCACCAACAAGAACATCACCTTTATCAGTAAAAGCTACAATTGATGGAGTTGTATTTCGTCCCTCTTTATTTGGGATAATTTTTGCAGAACCCGCTTCATAAACAGATACACAACTATTTGTTGTTCCTAAGTCAATTCCGATTGTTGCCATATGTTATTTTCCTTTCTTTTTATTTGATTTTTTGTCAGTTTTTTTCTCGACTTTTTTAGCAGTTTTCTTTGGAGCTTTTTTAGAAGCAGATTTTTTTTCTACTTTTTTAACCACTTTTTTTGCATCAACTTTTTTAGCAGTTTTCTTTGGAGCTTTTTTAGAAGCAGATTTTTTTTCTACTTTTTTAACCACTTTTTTTGCATCAACTTTTTTAGTAGTTTTCTTTGGAGCTTTCTTTTCTACTTTTTTAGTAGTCTTCTTTGCATCAACTTTTTTAGCAGTTTTCTTTGGAGCTTTCTTTTCTACTTTTTTAGTAGTCTTCTTTGCATCAACTTTTTTAGTTGCTTTTTTGTTTGTATCTTTTGCCATTTTTTAAATCCTTAAAATTTATGCTTCTGCTTTAATTAGAGTTTTTTGTATTTTGTAACTTGCTGTCTAGTCCCAAACATATCTGTGCTTGAAAACTTTCCTTCAATTCTTTGAATTCCGAGTTCTTCCTGATGATTTAGTAAGAACTTTCCAAATTTACCATGTGTTCTTTGGAAAATCCCAAGATTGTCATTCCCTTCTCGTCGTTCCCAAAGTAACTGAACATAGTCTTTTTCAAAAAACTCTTTAGAGCCGTATTTTTTAATAAAGTCGTGAGTTGTGAATTCTCTCTTTTTTATCGCAGAAATAACAGTTTTGAATTTCTTGATATTTACTTCGTTTGGATTATTCATTAGTTTGCCACACTTACCATCGTAGCTCGAAGAACTCGATCTTTTAGTTTGTATCCCTCTTGTAAAGTTTGAACAATTTCACCACTTTCGACCTCATCGTTATCAACTCTCATTACTGCTTCATGAAGATTTGGATTATATCCCTCGTTTGTAGGAATTTTTTCCACCCCATTTTTTTGTAGCATTGAGAGAAAATTTTTCAGAGTAAGTTGGACACCCTCTTGTAATTTATCAACATCATGATTTTCATTCGCTGATTTAATAGCCATTTGAAGATTATCCAAAATCGGAAGAAGATCAGTAGCAAACTTTTCTGAAGAGTAAGCAATAGCTTGAGTTTTCTCTTTTTCAAGTCGTCGCTTGTAGTTTTCAAACTCAGAAAAAACCCGAACATATTTATCTTCAGCTTCTTTTAGTTTGTTTTCTAATTCTTCGATTTGAATATCTTTTTCGTCGCGATTCTCCTCTTTCGGAATCTCTTCGATTTCAGGAGAATTTTCGATTTCACTCTCTTTCTCTGCCAATCAAATCCTTTTTGTGAATTTCAATTGGAATTATATAACATTGAGTCTAGTCATGTCAAGTTTTTTTAGAGATAAAACTAAAAATAGTTAATACTAGAAACACAATAGAAAAGAGTTGATTTGTAAATTTTATGATAAGAATATACGAAGATTGCGATAATTTAAAGAGTAGAAGATGTTTTTTGTCGGATCTCTCCGACACTTTTGATGCTAATTTATCTCTTCACGATTTTTGCATTTTAAACACTCTATAACCTTTTTACTGCGATACTCTCGTTCAGCGACTCGATAACCACATTTGTTACATTTCTTGTTTTCAGTTGGTTGAAATTTTGTAGAAAATTTACATTTAGGATAATCTTCGCAACGAAAAATAGGAGTTTTAAGATGGTTGTGAATAACAATTCGTTTGCCACACTCTGGACAAGTTAGATTTTCAACAAACTCAAATTTGATTGGTCGGCTATATTTACATTTTGGATAACCACTACATGCGAGGAATTTTCCGTTTTTTCCATCTTTAATTTCCATCTGTTTTCCGCAAAGAATACAGACCTCATCGCTAAAGACTTTTTCCCGTTTTTTGTTTGGAACACCATCAGCATTTTCAGAATAACGACACTTTGGAAAACCGCTACATGCGATAAACTCACCGAATCTCCCCTTTCGTCTCAAAAGTTCAGAATCACAATCAGGACAATTTCTACCGAGAGGAATCGCCTCTTTTTGGCTTTTTATATTCTCTTTTCCATTTTCAACATCTTTTAAAAATGGCAAGTAGAAATCTTTCAGAATTTTTTGCCAATCTCCATCTTTTTCAGCGATGAGGTCAAGAGTGTTTTCCATATTTGCTGTGAAATTCTGATCCACAATATTTGGAAAATGCTCTTCCAAAAGTTCGGTAACAACTTCAGCAATTTCAGTCGGCATTAATCTCTTTTTATCAATCTGAATATATTTTCGAGCAACAAGGGTTGAAATAGTCGGTGCATAAGTTGAAGGTCTTCCGATTCCAAGTGCTTCTAAATTTTTCACAAGTCCTGCTTCAGAAAATCTACTTGGAGGTTCTGTAAATTTTTGCTCTTTTTCTACTTTTTGCAGAGTCATTTTTTCACCAACTTTAAAGTGTGGCAAAATCCGATCACCATCATCTAAATCTGTAAAAGCATAGAAACCTTTAAAAAGCATTTTTCGACCCGACAATTTAAACTCAGATTCTTTTCCTGTTATTGTTACAGTCTGATTTTGAAAAACTGCATTTGCTGTTTGAGAGGCGAAAAATCTATTGTAAATAAGTTTATAGAGTTTTATAAGATCATCTTCATGCAAACCTTTTAAATCTTCAGGTTTTAAATCCAGAATTGTTGGACGAATAGCTTCGTGAGCCTCTTGCGCACCTTTTGATTTTGATTTATATTTTCGTGGTTTGTCCGCAAATTTATCACCTAATCTCTCTTTAATAATGCTAACTGCTTTATCTGTTGCCTCTTCTGCCAAATTTAAACTATCAGTTCTCATGTAAGTAATCAAGCCAGATTTTTTACCATCTGGAAGCTCGACACCCTCGTAAAGTTTTTGAGCTAACATCATTGTCTTTTTTGGTGAAAATCCTAATTTACTAGATGCTGTTTGCTGTAAAGTAGAAGTCATAAATGGAGGTTGCGGTGAAATACTTCGCTCTTTTTCCTCGATTTTTGTAACAACAAAATTATCTTTTAAAATAGAGTTATAAATCTCTGTTGCTCTCTCCTCATTTTTAATAGAGAGCTTCTCAATTTTTTTATCACGGAACTTTATTAAAGTCGAATCTAAATCTTTTCTAAAAATTGTTGGAATTTGCCAATATTCAACAGGTTTAAATGCTTTTATTTCCCGTTCTCGTTCAACAATAATTTTAAGTGTTGAAGATTGAACACGACCAGCTGAGAGACCTCTTTGAATCTTTGAAGAGAGGAGTGGTGAAAGTTTATAACCAACCATTCGATCCAAGACTCTTCTAGTCTGTTGTGCATTGACAAGTTTCATATCAATTTTTCGAGGATTTTTTAGAGCTTTTAAGATTGCATCTTTTGTAATTTCGTGAAAAACAATTCGCGGAATTTCCTCTGGATTCTCTTTAAGAGCAATAGCAGTGTGAAAACCTATCGCCTCACCTTCTCTATCTTCATCAGTTGCAAGAAATATATTTTCAGCTTTTTTTGCATACTCTTTTATATCTTTTAATTTTTTTTGGTTGTCGCGAGAAATGGAATATTTTGGGATAATTTCTCCACTCTCTTCACTAATTTCAATCCCAAATCGCTTGTCTGGTAAATCACGAATATGCCCTTTTGTTGCAAGAACCTTGTAATTTCTGGATAAAAAGTTTGAAATTGTTTTCGCTTTTGTAGGAGATTCAACAATAATTAAGTTTTTCAAGAAAAGACCTTTTCCTCTCATTTTGTTTGAGAATTCTATCAAGTTTGATACTTTTAAATATTTATTGTAATTTTAAACTATGAATTAAAATTATATTTATTGAAATTGTCGGAGAGAATCCGACAAAAAGAGGATTTAAAATATTTTGATCATCTCTTTTTCTATAAGTTCTTTTGAGATTTTTCTCTCTAAAAATATTGAATTTGCTAAAACACCCTGATAAACAAGCATGTCAGAACCATCTTTAGTTTCCAAACCTTTCTCTTTTGCAAGTCTTAAAAAAGGAGTTTCGTGATAAATTGCATCAACAACATATTTTCCTTTTTCAAAAAGAG is part of the Thiovulum sp. ES genome and encodes:
- a CDS encoding molecular chaperone (PFAM: Hsp70 protein), whose protein sequence is MATIGIDLGTTNSCVSVYEAGSAKIIPNKEGRNTTPSIVAFTDKGDVLVGDPAKRQAVTNPNKTIYSVKRIMGLMMNEGKAKEAHDKVTYDIVDKNGAAAVKVADTIYTPQEISAKILTKLKEDAEEYLGSPVTDAVITVPAYFNDAQRKATKEAGQIAGLNVLRIINEPTASALAYGLDKKDDEKVLVFDLGGKVA
- a CDS encoding molecular chaperone GrpE (heat shock protein) (PFAM: GrpE); translated protein: MAEKESEIENSPEIEEIPKEENRDEKDIQIEELENKLKEAEDKYVRVFSEFENYKRRLEKEKTQAIAYSSEKFATDLLPILDNLQMAIKSANENHDVDKLQEGVQLTLKNFLSMLQKNGVEKIPTNEGYNPNLHEAVMRVDNDEVESGEIVQTLQEGYKLKDRVLRATMVSVAN
- a CDS encoding DNA topoisomerase I, bacterial (PFAM: Toprim domain; Topoisomerase DNA binding C4 zinc finger; DNA topoisomerase~TIGRFAM: DNA topoisomerase I, bacterial) codes for the protein MRGKGLFLKNLIIVESPTKAKTISNFLSRNYKVLATKGHIRDLPDKRFGIEISEESGEIIPKYSISRDNQKKLKDIKEYAKKAENIFLATDEDREGEAIGFHTAIALKENPEEIPRIVFHEITKDAILKALKNPRKIDMKLVNAQQTRRVLDRMVGYKLSPLLSSKIQRGLSAGRVQSSTLKIIVEREREIKAFKPVEYWQIPTIFRKDLDSTLIKFRDKKIEKLSIKNEERATEIYNSILKDNFVVTKIEEKERSISPQPPFMTSTLQQTASSKLGFSPKKTMMLAQKLYEGVELPDGKKSGLITYMRTDSLNLAEEATDKAVSIIKERLGDKFADKPRKYKSKSKGAQEAHEAIRPTILDLKPEDLKGLHEDDLIKLYKLIYNRFFASQTANAVFQNQTVTITGKESEFKLSGRKMLFKGFYAFTDLDDGDRILPHFKVGEKMTLQKVEKEQKFTEPPSRFSEAGLVKNLEALGIGRPSTYAPTISTLVARKYIQIDKKRLMPTEIAEVVTELLEEHFPNIVDQNFTANMENTLDLIAEKDGDWQKILKDFYLPFLKDVENGKENIKSQKEAIPLGRNCPDCDSELLRRKGRFGEFIACSGFPKCRYSENADGVPNKKREKVFSDEVCILCGKQMEIKDGKNGKFLACSGYPKCKYSRPIKFEFVENLTCPECGKRIVIHNHLKTPIFRCEDYPKCKFSTKFQPTENKKCNKCGYRVAEREYRSKKVIECLKCKNREEIN
- a CDS encoding molecular chaperone (PFAM: Hsp70 protein), with translation MALQRLKDAAETAKKELSSSSETEVNLPFITADATGPKHLVTKITRAKFESMIDTLLEETKAHIKTALNEAGLDSGEINEVIMVGGSTRVPKAQEMISAMFGGKDLNKSVNPDEVVAAGAAIQAGVLKGDVKDVLLLDVTPLSLGIETLGGVATKIIEKGTTIPVKKSQVFSTAEDNQPAVTIQVVQGEREFARDNKSLGNFELNGIPPAPRGVPQIEVTFDIDANGILNVSAKDKTSGKEQSITISGSSGLSEEEIEKMVQEAEANKDSDKKKKELIESKNQADSLIHQTRKSLEEAGDKVDAGTKDEIEKKVVELETILKDENVTKEAIDQKIAEVGTVAQKIGEAMQNAQQQAGAEAEQPKKKDDDDVIDVEETK